A region of Hymenobacter tibetensis DNA encodes the following proteins:
- a CDS encoding SusC/RagA family TonB-linked outer membrane protein, with amino-acid sequence MPTCTREARLYVILIIYWLTVSSSWAQSALTGTVRDARTNEALPGVSVVVRGTTRGTVTGPQGEFKLAVSPGEVLEVSFLGMTKQEITITNQTTLAIQLADSQQKLGEVVVVGYGQQSRSSLTGSVTSVDNTVLKSVPRTNVGTALQGTSPGLRVQQTTGQPGSSPSIVLRGGTDFNGTGAPLYVVDGVVVPSLFGINTEDVEKIDVLKDAASAAIYGARAANGVVLVTTKKGKAGQTSVTYSYKTAYNYVRRNPLPYMSAADYIRWNRQGLASRYAAAQADNNAAEVASARNQLTGAWGWGVNSGWTAPDGKYSTQLISNANRQLLQDSRFSLLVDPNPINPGQNDSILYRSVSQRELEDLILQRGALNEHYANFSGGNEQGNFALGLGYVRDQGILIGASLKRYNLNFNGGLNVGKKLVIGLNLAGYNAQTKQPYLSADAEGSLTGGIVQRFTGLAPTVRFTDDNTGAQLPGVDGNNLGNPNYLRDKFSNQRSEQRYSGALNLSYLIAPGLKALGQATGFYSYATRETFNKAYLNGTGGALVATRNASFANQQISNYLYNGFLQYDKTLGKHSLTILAGGELNENRVYDYGATANLAATDFIPYLSASTAAVGVPTSSFSSWQRLASGIGRVDYNYDNQYLLTLNLRYDGTSKLTDKRYGFFPGVSAGWNVHYADFFAKSSVTRFVSTLKPRVSYGQVGSINPLNTAGQPLIGDYATIPQYSSVGTYNGQPGFAANGITNTDLRWERSSTTNFGLDMGLFKNRIVLIADYYIKNVYDKLGSLTVPVSTGFTSYITNTGQLRNRGMELELRADIIRPATAGGFSWSVNTNISHVKNFAVKLPPNGLAQNRQGAIQIFDPSQNQLVYVGGLQEGNRVGLDEVYAPIYDGLYTNQAELDERATFYNSYLPYTNKRIKLLGDARWRDVDRNDTLDYRDFVYVGRTTPTVYGGVSTTLGWKGLSLFAQFDYSLGFVIANQQYLRGLAQVQGSQNGPTDVTQTWTPDNPTATLPRYYWGNYGRNYFTDAGGAATAAANFWQKGDYVALRELTLSYEAPSQLLARLPGNYVRGLRVYLAGSNLLYFTDYNGSFPEIGGNDVGRFPLPRTVTLGATISL; translated from the coding sequence ATGCCTACTTGTACACGAGAAGCTCGTTTATATGTCATACTTATTATCTACTGGCTGACAGTTAGTAGTAGTTGGGCACAAAGTGCCTTAACCGGCACTGTGCGCGACGCCCGCACCAATGAAGCGCTGCCGGGGGTGAGCGTTGTGGTTCGGGGAACCACGCGCGGAACTGTTACGGGCCCGCAAGGCGAGTTCAAGCTGGCCGTGAGTCCGGGTGAAGTACTGGAGGTATCGTTTCTTGGGATGACCAAGCAGGAAATCACCATAACCAATCAAACTACCTTGGCAATCCAGCTAGCTGACAGCCAGCAGAAGCTGGGGGAGGTAGTGGTGGTCGGCTACGGCCAGCAAAGTCGGAGCTCGCTGACGGGCTCCGTTACCAGCGTCGACAACACCGTGTTGAAATCCGTGCCCCGTACCAATGTGGGTACCGCGCTCCAAGGCACATCGCCGGGCTTGCGGGTGCAGCAAACCACGGGGCAGCCTGGTTCCAGCCCCAGCATCGTGCTGCGCGGCGGCACCGACTTCAATGGCACCGGCGCGCCGCTGTACGTGGTGGACGGGGTGGTGGTGCCTTCCCTGTTTGGCATTAATACGGAAGACGTCGAGAAAATCGACGTGCTGAAAGATGCCGCGTCGGCCGCTATCTACGGGGCCCGGGCTGCCAACGGCGTGGTGCTGGTAACCACCAAGAAAGGCAAAGCCGGTCAAACCTCCGTTACCTACAGCTACAAAACGGCTTACAACTATGTGCGCCGCAATCCGCTGCCTTACATGAGCGCGGCCGACTACATTCGCTGGAACCGCCAAGGCTTGGCTAGCCGTTACGCGGCGGCCCAGGCCGACAACAATGCGGCCGAGGTGGCCAGCGCCCGCAACCAACTTACGGGCGCTTGGGGCTGGGGGGTGAACTCGGGTTGGACCGCCCCCGATGGCAAGTATTCCACGCAGTTGATTTCCAATGCCAATCGGCAATTACTACAGGACTCCAGGTTCAGTTTGCTGGTTGACCCCAACCCCATCAATCCCGGCCAGAACGACAGCATCCTGTATCGCTCCGTTTCGCAGCGCGAACTAGAAGATTTGATTTTGCAGCGCGGGGCGCTCAACGAACATTACGCGAATTTCTCCGGCGGCAACGAGCAGGGCAACTTCGCGCTCGGCCTGGGTTACGTCCGAGACCAAGGCATCCTGATTGGGGCGTCGCTGAAGCGCTACAACCTGAATTTCAACGGCGGGCTGAACGTAGGCAAGAAATTGGTTATTGGACTTAACCTAGCTGGCTATAATGCCCAAACAAAACAGCCCTATCTATCGGCCGATGCCGAGGGGAGCTTAACCGGTGGCATCGTGCAGCGCTTCACGGGCCTGGCGCCCACCGTTCGGTTTACCGACGACAACACCGGCGCCCAGTTGCCGGGCGTGGACGGCAATAACTTGGGTAATCCCAATTACCTGCGCGATAAATTCTCCAATCAGCGTAGCGAGCAGCGGTATTCGGGCGCGCTGAATTTGAGCTACCTCATTGCGCCCGGCTTAAAGGCTCTTGGACAGGCCACCGGCTTTTATAGCTACGCCACGAGGGAAACCTTCAACAAAGCCTACCTCAATGGTACGGGCGGGGCCCTGGTTGCCACCCGCAACGCTTCGTTTGCCAATCAGCAAATCAGCAACTACCTCTATAATGGGTTCCTGCAGTACGACAAGACCCTGGGCAAACATTCGCTCACCATTCTGGCGGGCGGGGAGCTAAATGAAAACCGCGTCTACGACTACGGAGCCACGGCCAACTTAGCGGCCACCGACTTCATTCCGTACCTGTCCGCCTCCACGGCAGCCGTGGGAGTACCCACCTCTTCTTTTTCAAGTTGGCAGCGCCTAGCCTCGGGTATTGGGCGGGTGGACTACAACTACGACAATCAATACCTGCTGACCTTAAATCTGCGCTACGACGGTACCTCGAAGCTGACCGACAAGCGGTACGGATTCTTCCCCGGGGTGTCGGCGGGCTGGAACGTACACTATGCTGATTTCTTCGCTAAATCGTCGGTAACCCGGTTTGTGTCGACGCTCAAGCCCCGCGTCAGTTACGGCCAAGTCGGGAGCATCAACCCGCTGAACACTGCGGGTCAACCCCTCATCGGTGACTATGCCACCATTCCGCAGTATAGCAGCGTGGGCACTTACAACGGGCAGCCGGGCTTCGCGGCCAACGGCATCACCAACACCGATCTGCGGTGGGAGCGCTCCAGCACCACCAACTTCGGCCTGGACATGGGCCTGTTTAAAAACCGGATCGTCCTGATCGCGGATTACTACATCAAGAATGTGTACGATAAACTTGGCTCGCTCACGGTTCCGGTTTCCACGGGCTTCACTTCCTACATAACGAACACCGGGCAATTACGGAACCGAGGCATGGAGTTGGAATTGCGGGCCGACATCATCCGGCCCGCCACTGCGGGGGGCTTTTCCTGGTCGGTGAATACCAACATATCCCACGTAAAAAACTTCGCCGTGAAGCTACCCCCCAACGGGCTGGCCCAGAACCGGCAAGGAGCCATCCAGATTTTCGACCCCTCCCAAAACCAACTCGTGTACGTAGGGGGCCTGCAGGAAGGCAACCGGGTGGGGCTGGATGAAGTGTACGCGCCTATTTATGACGGTTTGTATACCAACCAAGCGGAGCTTGATGAGCGGGCCACTTTCTACAACTCCTACCTGCCCTACACCAACAAGCGCATCAAGCTGCTCGGTGATGCCCGCTGGCGCGACGTGGACCGCAACGATACCCTCGACTACCGGGACTTCGTGTACGTTGGCCGCACGACGCCCACCGTATACGGCGGCGTTTCAACCACGCTGGGCTGGAAAGGGTTGTCCTTGTTTGCGCAGTTCGATTATTCGCTAGGGTTCGTTATTGCCAACCAGCAGTATCTGCGGGGCCTAGCGCAGGTGCAGGGCTCCCAGAACGGGCCCACGGACGTCACCCAAACCTGGACTCCCGACAATCCAACCGCGACGCTGCCCCGCTACTACTGGGGTAACTACGGCCGCAACTATTTCACTGATGCGGGGGGAGCCGCCACTGCGGCGGCTAATTTCTGGCAAAAGGGGGATTACGTGGCTCTGCGGGAGCTGACGCTCAGCTACGAGGCACCAAGTCAGCTGCTTGCTCGCCTGCCGGGCAATTACGTCCGCGGGTTGCGGGTGTACCTCGCCGGCTCGAACCTACTCTACTTCACGGACTACAACGGCAGCTTCCCGGAAATCGGAGGCAACGATGTGGGGCGTTTCCCGCTCCCCCGTACCGTTACGCTCGGCGCTACCATCAGCTTATAA
- a CDS encoding FadR/GntR family transcriptional regulator yields MDYAGIQNDQNLNEQLTLVDKVENDLLHFFHSQQYKAGDVILTEVELATQLSVSRTVIREAMLRLRMRGLIESRKKRGTVITNPDLLSILEKTMHPGILDNETLRDIFELRLVLEIGMADLLFERVTPADVEELYAIVADEPLNTENMFFDAEREVRFHGKLYDIAGNQTLRRFQRMLLPSFDFVHKSGLLKKPVQHKKFVSHRGLIDVIQFGTPETFRSAMRNHFEPHFQRLF; encoded by the coding sequence ATGGACTACGCCGGAATTCAGAACGATCAGAACCTGAACGAGCAGTTGACCCTGGTTGATAAAGTGGAAAATGACTTGCTCCATTTCTTCCATAGCCAGCAGTACAAAGCCGGCGATGTTATTCTGACGGAGGTGGAGCTAGCTACTCAATTGAGCGTGAGCCGGACTGTTATCCGCGAAGCCATGCTGCGGTTGCGCATGCGCGGGCTGATTGAATCGCGCAAAAAGCGGGGTACCGTCATCACCAATCCGGACCTGCTCTCGATCCTCGAAAAGACGATGCATCCCGGGATTTTAGACAACGAAACGTTGCGCGATATTTTCGAGCTGCGGCTGGTGCTGGAAATCGGTATGGCCGATCTGCTGTTTGAGCGCGTTACCCCGGCCGACGTTGAGGAACTGTACGCCATTGTGGCCGATGAGCCGCTCAACACCGAAAACATGTTTTTCGACGCCGAGCGCGAGGTGCGTTTTCACGGCAAGCTCTATGACATTGCCGGCAACCAGACCCTGCGCCGGTTTCAGCGGATGCTGCTGCCCTCCTTCGACTTTGTGCACAAGAGCGGCCTTTTAAAGAAGCCCGTGCAGCACAAAAAATTCGTGTCGCATCGCGGCCTGATCGATGTCATTCAGTTTGGAACTCCCGAAACGTTCCGCAGCGCCATGCGCAACCATTTCGAACCCCATTTTCAACGGCTTTTCTAG
- a CDS encoding sialidase family protein, translating to MTFYAFRSLYPFLLGAGLLACRTTVPRATQPVTTSPAPPAAPEETVVFQNGEGGYLCYRIPAIVKAPTGELLAFAEGRVTDCGDFGDVDLVLRASSDNGKTWGPVRRAADYNAAQVGNPAPVYDLTDPRFPNGRLFLLYNTGTVSEGEVRAGKAIREVWYITSTDHGNTWSAPVNITTQVNRPNKPAVNPQYGFAEDWRSYANTPGHALQLSLGAHKGRLFVAANHSAGPPQPQARDYRAHGFYSDDHGRTWHLSPTIPYPGGNESTAAETSSGGVLMNIRNQSGDAKNRLLTSSPDVAQFWEPVRVAQDLPDPVCQGSMVNYQAATGQRYLLFSNANSQAKREKLTVRVSQDDGQSWPISKEIYAGSAAYSDLVIQQNQQIGVLYEKDNYNKIVYTQFSYNWLAH from the coding sequence ATGACCTTTTACGCTTTCCGTTCACTTTACCCTTTTCTGCTTGGGGCTGGGCTGCTGGCTTGCCGCACGACGGTACCCAGGGCCACGCAGCCCGTTACGACCAGTCCGGCACCGCCAGCCGCTCCCGAGGAAACCGTGGTTTTTCAGAATGGGGAAGGTGGCTACCTCTGCTACCGCATTCCCGCCATCGTGAAAGCCCCCACTGGCGAGTTGCTGGCGTTTGCTGAAGGCCGGGTAACGGACTGCGGGGATTTTGGTGATGTAGACCTTGTGCTGCGCGCCAGTTCCGATAATGGCAAAACGTGGGGACCTGTGCGCCGGGCCGCCGATTACAACGCGGCGCAGGTAGGTAACCCCGCGCCCGTTTATGACCTGACCGACCCGCGTTTTCCCAATGGCCGGTTGTTTTTGCTGTACAACACGGGTACCGTTTCCGAAGGGGAGGTACGGGCCGGTAAAGCTATTCGGGAGGTGTGGTACATCACCAGCACCGACCATGGCAACACCTGGTCGGCGCCGGTCAATATCACAACTCAAGTGAATCGGCCCAACAAGCCTGCTGTCAATCCGCAGTACGGTTTTGCAGAAGACTGGCGGTCATATGCCAACACGCCGGGCCACGCGCTGCAGCTATCCCTAGGGGCACACAAGGGCCGGCTTTTCGTGGCCGCCAATCACTCGGCCGGGCCACCCCAGCCGCAGGCTCGTGATTATCGGGCGCACGGCTTCTATTCTGATGACCACGGCCGCACCTGGCACCTCTCGCCCACCATTCCGTACCCGGGCGGCAACGAAAGCACCGCGGCCGAAACCAGCAGCGGCGGCGTTTTAATGAACATCCGCAACCAGTCGGGCGACGCGAAAAATCGCTTGCTGACGTCCTCGCCCGACGTGGCGCAGTTCTGGGAGCCGGTGCGGGTAGCGCAGGACTTGCCCGACCCTGTTTGCCAGGGGAGCATGGTCAACTACCAGGCCGCTACCGGGCAGCGCTACCTATTGTTCAGCAACGCTAACAGCCAGGCGAAGCGCGAAAAGCTGACCGTCCGGGTTAGCCAAGACGATGGCCAAAGCTGGCCGATCAGCAAGGAAATCTACGCGGGCTCGGCGGCTTACTCCGACTTGGTGATTCAACAAAACCAGCAGATTGGGGTGCTCTACGAAAAAGACAACTACAACAAGATTGTGTACACCCAATTCAGTTACAACTGGCTGGCCCATTAG
- a CDS encoding AGE family epimerase/isomerase, producing MNISLQAYYQQYRDNLLLDVLPFWQRHSLDQQQGGFFTCLDQTGRVYDTDKFVWLQARQVWTFSMLYNRLEARPDWLATAQHGADFLLQHGRSPDKSWYFSLTRVGRPLVKPYNIFSDCFATMAFGQLSVATGRDDYAQVAKGTFEQILARRDNPKGHWNKAVAETRPLKNFALPMILCNLALEIEHLLDRDVVEQTIEAGIHEVMDVFFDPDLGLIRENVTPDGQFSDSFEGRLLNPGHAIEAMWFIMDLATRRNDPVLLEKAVQLTLNTLEYAWDSEYGGIFYFLDANGHPPQQLEWDQKLWWVHIETLISLLKGFQHTGNPACWMWFERLHAYTWQHFPDPANGEWYGYLNRYGQVLLPLKGGKWKGCFHVPRGLYQCQQILQDLLGKEMEVG from the coding sequence ATGAACATCAGCCTACAAGCCTACTACCAGCAGTACCGCGACAATCTGCTACTGGATGTCCTACCCTTCTGGCAACGCCATTCGCTGGATCAACAACAGGGTGGTTTCTTCACTTGCCTCGACCAAACCGGGCGGGTATACGATACCGATAAATTCGTTTGGCTGCAGGCCCGGCAAGTCTGGACCTTCTCGATGCTGTACAACCGCCTCGAAGCCCGGCCCGACTGGCTGGCCACGGCGCAACACGGCGCGGATTTTCTGCTCCAGCACGGCCGGTCCCCTGATAAGAGCTGGTATTTCTCGCTCACGCGCGTGGGTCGGCCGCTGGTAAAGCCGTACAATATCTTCTCGGATTGCTTTGCCACCATGGCCTTCGGGCAATTGTCGGTGGCAACGGGCCGCGACGACTACGCCCAGGTAGCTAAAGGCACTTTCGAGCAGATCCTGGCCCGGCGCGACAACCCTAAGGGTCACTGGAATAAGGCCGTAGCTGAAACCCGGCCGCTGAAAAACTTTGCTTTACCGATGATCCTGTGCAATCTGGCGCTGGAAATCGAGCACCTGCTCGACCGCGACGTGGTAGAGCAAACCATTGAAGCGGGCATCCACGAAGTGATGGACGTTTTTTTTGATCCTGATCTAGGGCTGATTCGGGAAAACGTAACTCCCGACGGGCAGTTTTCCGATAGCTTCGAAGGACGACTGCTCAACCCCGGGCACGCCATTGAGGCCATGTGGTTTATCATGGACCTGGCCACGCGGCGCAACGACCCCGTCCTGCTGGAGAAAGCGGTGCAGTTGACGCTCAACACTCTGGAATATGCCTGGGACAGCGAGTACGGAGGTATTTTCTATTTCCTGGACGCCAACGGCCACCCCCCCCAACAGTTGGAGTGGGACCAAAAACTGTGGTGGGTGCACATCGAAACGCTTATCAGCTTGCTGAAAGGCTTCCAGCACACGGGCAACCCAGCGTGCTGGATGTGGTTTGAGCGGCTGCACGCCTATACGTGGCAGCATTTCCCGGACCCGGCTAATGGTGAGTGGTACGGCTATCTCAACCGCTATGGCCAGGTACTGCTGCCCCTTAAAGGAGGTAAATGGAAAGGCTGCTTTCACGTGCCGCGCGGCTTGTATCAGTGCCAGCAGATATTGCAAGACCTGCTCGGCAAAGAAATGGAAGTGGGGTAG
- a CDS encoding formylglycine-generating enzyme family protein has product MISKPPYLLFLLPFAACRHQEPSTATGPAIELQTSCHSNLPQRFAPVASTPVDSPYIAVQAPSHQGMVWVKGGRFQMGATDREGRPDEYPAHSVQLAGFWIDATEVTNAQFAAFVQATGYQTVAERKPNWEELKKQLPTGTPKPADELLVAASLTFSQPSQPIPLNDASQWWRWTPGANWRHPQGPQSTIEGKEGYPVTQVAWEDAVAYARWASKRLPTEAEWEYAARGGLAGKKYSWGDEDVETGKPKANTWQGSFPDHDLQQDGFAGLAPVRSFQPNAYGLYDMAGNVWEWVNDWYTPTYHQTLAGTVAENPGGPTESYDPQEPTVPKKITRGGSFMCNASYCKGYRASAKMKSSPDTGLENTGFRCVSSR; this is encoded by the coding sequence ATGATCTCAAAGCCTCCCTACTTGCTTTTCCTGTTGCCGTTTGCCGCCTGCCGCCACCAAGAGCCCTCAACGGCCACCGGGCCGGCTATTGAATTGCAAACCTCCTGCCACAGCAACCTGCCGCAACGCTTTGCCCCGGTGGCCAGTACCCCGGTCGACAGTCCGTACATTGCGGTTCAGGCCCCTTCCCACCAGGGGATGGTGTGGGTGAAAGGTGGCCGCTTTCAGATGGGTGCCACTGATAGAGAAGGGCGGCCCGATGAGTACCCAGCTCATTCGGTGCAACTAGCGGGCTTCTGGATCGATGCAACCGAGGTAACCAACGCCCAGTTTGCGGCCTTTGTGCAGGCAACCGGCTATCAAACAGTAGCCGAGCGTAAGCCCAACTGGGAAGAACTGAAAAAGCAACTACCGACCGGCACTCCCAAACCGGCTGACGAGCTCCTGGTGGCCGCCTCGCTTACCTTCAGCCAGCCTAGCCAGCCCATCCCGTTGAACGACGCCTCGCAGTGGTGGCGCTGGACCCCCGGCGCCAACTGGCGTCACCCGCAGGGTCCCCAGAGCACTATTGAAGGCAAAGAAGGGTACCCCGTCACGCAGGTGGCCTGGGAAGATGCCGTAGCCTACGCCCGCTGGGCTAGCAAACGGTTACCCACGGAGGCAGAGTGGGAGTACGCAGCCCGGGGCGGCCTGGCCGGCAAAAAGTACAGCTGGGGCGATGAGGATGTGGAAACCGGCAAGCCCAAAGCCAACACCTGGCAGGGCAGTTTTCCTGATCACGACCTACAACAGGACGGTTTTGCTGGCCTAGCCCCCGTGCGCTCCTTCCAGCCGAACGCCTACGGCCTCTACGACATGGCCGGCAACGTGTGGGAGTGGGTAAACGACTGGTATACCCCAACCTATCACCAAACCCTGGCAGGCACGGTAGCGGAAAACCCGGGGGGGCCAACGGAAAGCTACGATCCGCAAGAACCGACCGTACCCAAAAAGATTACCCGCGGCGGCTCATTCATGTGTAACGCTTCCTACTGCAAAGGCTACCGCGCATCCGCTAAAATGAAGTCTTCGCCCGATACCGGTCTGGAAAACACCGGCTTCCGGTGCGTGTCGTCGCGGTAA
- a CDS encoding sulfatase-like hydrolase/transferase: MKRFFSFLTLLLFSALPALSQTRASQLQQPNIIFILTDDLGYGDLGVFFQNQRQQLADRREPWHYTPHLDRMAASGAQLTQQYANAPVCAPSRASLLTGTHQGNAHVRNNQFDKALENNHTLGTVLQAAGYSTVAIGKWGLQGVDEVGPHWPAHPLKRGFDAFFGYMRHRDGHEHYPVEGVYGGPKQVWDGYENVAATLSKCYTTDLWTAKAKKYITNHVQGADAAKPFFMYLAYDAPHAVLELPTQEYPKGQGLRGGLQWVGTPGHLITTASGQVDSYVHPDYRNATYDDDRNPATTETAWPATYKRYATAVRRIDDGVGDLLQLLKDLQLDENTLVVFTSDNGPSLESYLPAQYVPNMPTFFDSFGPFDGIKRDCWEGGLRMPTLVSWPSRIPTGRVVTTPSIFSDWLPTLADVARVPAPARTDGVSLLPSLTGQGQQPASLVYVEYFEEGKTPDYQKVELNRRGRKREQMQLLRLGDLVGVRYQVAAASDDFELYDVVKDPAQRINLARQPGYEHLQQQFKVKALQVRHANPTAKRPYDDALISAVPAPATASPGFSWKYVQGDFPWVAAESQQPASAYGTTKVVGGKELRHKQGMVYYTGYLPVPADGVYEFSLTTTGNAFVRLHEAALLDADFSYVAGTQLTQRAPLQAGLHPLRIAYLGSKKRASYLTLQWRKAGESIWRPLAPVMTTGQP, from the coding sequence ATGAAACGCTTCTTCTCTTTTCTGACGCTACTGCTCTTTTCCGCGTTGCCAGCCCTCTCGCAGACCCGGGCTTCCCAACTTCAGCAGCCTAACATTATCTTTATTCTAACGGACGATTTGGGCTACGGCGACTTAGGCGTGTTTTTTCAGAACCAGCGGCAACAACTTGCCGACCGTAGGGAGCCCTGGCACTACACGCCCCACCTCGACCGGATGGCCGCCAGCGGGGCACAATTAACGCAACAGTATGCCAACGCACCCGTGTGCGCCCCTTCCCGAGCTTCACTGTTGACGGGTACGCACCAAGGCAATGCCCACGTGCGCAACAATCAGTTTGATAAGGCCTTGGAAAACAACCATACCCTGGGTACGGTGCTGCAGGCTGCTGGCTACTCCACGGTCGCGATTGGCAAGTGGGGGCTGCAGGGCGTGGATGAGGTTGGACCCCACTGGCCAGCGCACCCCCTTAAGCGCGGTTTCGATGCCTTTTTCGGCTACATGCGCCACCGGGACGGCCACGAACATTACCCAGTGGAAGGGGTGTATGGTGGGCCGAAGCAGGTGTGGGACGGCTACGAAAATGTAGCTGCCACCCTAAGCAAGTGCTACACCACCGACCTGTGGACCGCCAAGGCTAAAAAGTATATCACCAACCACGTGCAGGGAGCCGATGCAGCCAAGCCTTTCTTTATGTATCTGGCTTACGATGCCCCCCACGCGGTGCTGGAACTGCCGACCCAAGAGTACCCCAAAGGCCAGGGCCTGCGTGGGGGCTTGCAATGGGTAGGGACGCCGGGCCACCTGATTACCACCGCTTCCGGCCAGGTGGACTCCTACGTACACCCCGACTACCGCAATGCCACCTACGACGATGACCGTAATCCCGCTACCACCGAAACTGCCTGGCCCGCTACCTACAAGCGCTACGCCACCGCCGTACGGCGCATCGACGACGGGGTCGGTGACTTGCTCCAACTGCTGAAAGACCTGCAGCTAGACGAGAACACGCTGGTGGTGTTCACTTCCGACAACGGCCCGTCCCTGGAATCCTACCTGCCGGCCCAGTACGTGCCTAATATGCCCACCTTCTTCGATAGCTTCGGGCCATTTGATGGCATCAAGCGCGACTGCTGGGAGGGCGGCCTGCGGATGCCGACGCTGGTTAGCTGGCCCAGCCGCATCCCTACGGGGCGGGTGGTGACAACCCCCAGCATCTTTTCCGACTGGCTACCTACGCTGGCTGATGTTGCGCGGGTGCCCGCTCCCGCGCGCACCGACGGGGTGTCCCTGCTGCCCTCGCTCACCGGTCAGGGCCAGCAGCCGGCCAGCTTGGTGTACGTGGAGTATTTCGAGGAAGGCAAGACCCCGGACTACCAAAAAGTGGAGTTGAACCGGCGCGGGCGCAAGCGTGAGCAGATGCAGCTACTCCGCCTTGGTGACTTGGTAGGGGTACGCTACCAGGTAGCTGCGGCCAGTGATGACTTCGAACTATATGATGTGGTCAAAGATCCAGCGCAACGCATCAACCTGGCCCGGCAACCCGGATACGAGCACCTGCAGCAGCAATTCAAAGTTAAAGCACTGCAGGTACGCCACGCCAACCCCACGGCCAAGCGCCCCTACGACGACGCGCTGATTTCGGCCGTGCCCGCACCAGCCACAGCTTCCCCAGGATTTTCCTGGAAATACGTGCAAGGTGATTTTCCGTGGGTTGCAGCAGAAAGCCAGCAACCGGCTAGCGCCTACGGCACCACCAAAGTGGTGGGCGGCAAAGAGTTGCGCCACAAGCAGGGCATGGTCTATTACACCGGCTACCTGCCCGTACCCGCCGACGGGGTGTACGAGTTTTCCTTGACGACGACGGGCAACGCCTTTGTGCGGCTGCACGAAGCCGCCTTGCTGGACGCGGACTTCAGCTATGTTGCCGGCACCCAGCTAACGCAACGGGCACCCCTGCAAGCGGGTCTGCACCCCCTTCGCATTGCCTACCTCGGCAGCAAAAAAAGGGCGTCTTATTTGACGCTGCAATGGAGAAAAGCCGGTGAATCTATCTGGCGCCCGCTGGCACCTGTAATGACAACTGGCCAACCGTGA
- a CDS encoding ROK family protein: MDVLIKQGFYKRSVIKHLYFAGELSCAELSTSLGKSLPIINRLITELISEGTVIEHGYALSTGGRRPLMYSLKPDLQYIVAVGMDQLITRIVLLDMRNNPVGEIERLELRLAYNADALQQLTSHLAAFITKSGIPKEKIVGIGVGMPGFVDVTKGVNHSYLKTDNSIVSYIEEELGIPVLIDNDSSLVALAELKMGAARDKQNVMVLNISWGTGLGMIMNGELFRGHNGFAGEFSHIPLFVNNKLCYCGKTGCLETEASLLIIAEKAIKALKQGKNSALQGLDLSHVDQVANIIMTAAQKGDNFAIELIAESAYNIGRGVSILIHLFNPELIVLSGRGAAVGKLWLAPIQQAINTHCIPKIAENTEISISTLGYEAEILGAAALVMEHYETLLPASQKVLA, encoded by the coding sequence ATGGATGTGCTTATCAAACAGGGTTTTTACAAGAGAAGTGTTATAAAGCACCTGTACTTTGCTGGTGAGCTCTCCTGCGCGGAATTAAGTACTAGTCTGGGCAAAAGTCTGCCGATCATCAACCGCCTCATAACCGAGCTGATCAGTGAGGGAACCGTAATCGAACACGGGTATGCTCTTTCCACTGGCGGGAGAAGGCCGCTGATGTATTCGCTGAAACCTGACCTGCAGTATATCGTTGCGGTGGGCATGGACCAGCTCATCACGCGGATCGTGCTGTTGGACATGCGAAACAACCCCGTGGGGGAAATCGAACGTCTGGAGCTACGGTTGGCCTACAATGCTGATGCGCTTCAGCAGCTGACTTCTCATCTAGCCGCCTTTATAACTAAATCGGGCATCCCGAAAGAGAAGATTGTTGGTATCGGGGTAGGGATGCCGGGCTTTGTGGACGTAACGAAAGGAGTTAATCACTCTTACTTGAAAACTGACAATAGCATTGTGAGTTACATCGAGGAAGAGCTAGGCATACCGGTTCTGATCGACAACGACTCGAGTTTGGTAGCCCTGGCCGAGTTAAAGATGGGCGCCGCTCGCGACAAACAGAACGTGATGGTTCTAAACATCAGCTGGGGCACTGGCTTGGGCATGATCATGAATGGCGAGCTGTTCAGAGGCCACAATGGCTTTGCCGGGGAGTTCAGTCACATACCGTTGTTTGTGAACAACAAATTGTGCTACTGCGGCAAAACTGGCTGCTTGGAGACCGAAGCGTCCTTGTTGATTATTGCCGAGAAGGCTATAAAAGCGCTGAAGCAAGGAAAAAACTCGGCTTTACAAGGTTTGGACTTAAGCCATGTCGATCAGGTTGCCAATATCATTATGACAGCTGCTCAAAAGGGAGACAATTTTGCCATCGAATTGATTGCGGAATCGGCTTACAACATAGGCCGGGGAGTGTCCATCCTGATTCACCTTTTCAACCCGGAGCTGATTGTGCTGAGCGGCCGAGGTGCTGCCGTTGGTAAGCTGTGGTTAGCCCCTATTCAACAGGCTATCAATACGCACTGTATCCCGAAAATTGCCGAGAACACCGAGATTTCCATATCTACTTTAGGCTACGAGGCCGAAATACTGGGGGCTGCTGCCCTGGTAATGGAGCATTACGAAACCTTGCTGCCCGCATCCCAAAAAGTGCTGGCTTGA